Proteins encoded in a region of the Sphingomonas jaspsi DSM 18422 genome:
- the lipA gene encoding lipoyl synthase produces MNAPLPTPPKQRKPDWIRVKAPTSEGYAETRRLMRSKNLATVCEEAACPNIGECWTKKHATVMILGDTCTRACAFCNVKTGMPRAVDPMEPQNTADAVAAMGLEHIVITSVDRDDLPDGGASQFVKVIEAIRKTTPTTTIEILTPDFRNKHEAAVEAIVAARPDVYNHNLETVPRLYPTIRPGARYYASLRLLEQVKKLDPSIFTKSGVMVGLGEQRLEVHQVMDDMRSAGIDFLTMGQYLQPTPRHARVEEYVTPDAFKAYAAIARAKGFLLVAATPLTRSSYHAGDDFKKMQDARNKQLARTGGVLA; encoded by the coding sequence ATGAATGCTCCGCTCCCGACGCCGCCCAAGCAGCGCAAGCCCGACTGGATCCGCGTGAAGGCACCGACCAGCGAAGGCTATGCCGAAACGCGCCGCCTGATGCGCTCGAAGAATCTCGCAACGGTGTGCGAGGAAGCGGCCTGCCCGAACATTGGCGAATGCTGGACCAAGAAACACGCCACGGTCATGATCCTTGGCGACACCTGCACCCGCGCCTGCGCCTTCTGTAACGTCAAGACCGGCATGCCGCGGGCCGTCGACCCGATGGAGCCCCAGAATACGGCCGACGCCGTCGCGGCCATGGGGCTTGAACATATCGTCATCACTTCGGTTGATCGCGACGACCTGCCGGACGGCGGCGCCAGCCAGTTCGTCAAGGTGATCGAAGCGATCCGCAAGACCACCCCGACGACGACCATCGAAATCCTGACCCCGGACTTCCGCAACAAGCATGAGGCGGCGGTCGAAGCGATCGTCGCTGCACGGCCGGACGTCTACAACCACAATCTCGAAACCGTTCCGCGGCTTTACCCGACGATCCGGCCCGGGGCGCGCTACTATGCGTCGCTGCGGCTGCTCGAGCAGGTCAAGAAGCTCGATCCGTCGATTTTCACCAAGTCGGGCGTGATGGTCGGCCTGGGCGAGCAGCGGCTCGAGGTGCACCAGGTGATGGACGACATGCGATCGGCAGGCATCGATTTCCTGACGATGGGGCAATATCTGCAGCCGACGCCGCGTCACGCCAGGGTCGAGGAATATGTCACGCCCGACGCGTTCAAGGCCTATGCCGCGATCGCCAGGGCCAAGGGCTTCCTGCTGGTGGCTGCGACGCCGCTGACGCGGTCGAGCTATCACGCGGGCGACGACTTCAAGAAAATGCAGGACGCGCGCAACAAGCAACTTGCGCGGACCGGCGGCGTTCTGGCCTGA